From Amphiura filiformis unplaced genomic scaffold, Afil_fr2py scaffold_98, whole genome shotgun sequence, a single genomic window includes:
- the LOC140144916 gene encoding uncharacterized protein, with amino-acid sequence MLWVVFGTVLCSGNTLNNVQRLLNTRQKPDLDEFRKELTTRIESPNEKTALDLLLKADSPILSHIGLPSKRLPGDNGETRRIGTSQLMPVYLLLQDLQNLQNLQMRDQIAENERIFNSGGKRRK; translated from the exons ATGCTATGGGTTGTCTTTGGTACGGTACTCTGCTCAGGAAATACTCTCAATAACGTGCAACG ATTACTAAATACAAGACAAAAGCCAGATTTAGACGAATTTCGAAAGGAGCTTACAACTAGGATAGAATCCCCAAATGAGAAGACCGCGTTAGACCTACTGCTTAAAGCCGATTCTCCGATTCTGTCACACATTGG atTACCATCAAAGAGATTGCCTGGTGACAATGGTGAAACTCGTCGGATCGGAACATCACAACTAATGCCGGTTTACCTACTATTGCAAGActtgcaaaatttacaaaatttacaaatgaGAGACCAAATTGCTGAGAATGAAAGAATTTTTAACAGCGGTGGAAAAAGAAGAAAGTAA